Proteins from a single region of Limosilactobacillus fermentum:
- a CDS encoding YSIRK-type signal peptide-containing protein, which yields MLNQKQRFGIRKLSIGVVSVLLGTTFFLGNGVVHADTVSNSQITTTSSTPASSSDSNSSNVTITSSETGSAASSSTSWASTATASVP from the coding sequence ATGTTGAATCAAAAGCAGCGTTTTGGGATTCGCAAACTGAGCATTGGCGTAGTGTCGGTGCTTTTAGGAACCACGTTCTTCCTCGGCAACGGGGTGGTTCATGCCGATACAGTTTCGAACTCTCAGATAACGACAACTAGTTCAACACCTGCTTCCAGCAGTGATAGTAATAGTAGTAACGTGACGATCACCAGCAGTGAGACGGGTTCTGCGGCGTCTTCGTCTACGTCTTGGGCGTCGACGGCTACAGCATCGGTGCCATGA
- a CDS encoding mucin-binding protein: MIGEDGTTGKVVEIVPAQTPTANEKDYTWEYVYSPKAQSFTVTYVDDTTGEELTDHDFTLSGVTDRSYAKTLASDKWDYAAAGYVLDTDQNATDPLDSLSGTFGATNVNVVVCLKHGTTTQEETGTSTYTVNYTGAANNPTSQPQTIDYTRTNTVDTMTGLVTAYGDWSVTGDRTSFTSITTPVVTGYVADKASSTVDNATPSEGPPKATRSPKVRSGPSRSPSRVGPRRPLHTLMTKVTPPKSLPLVYPRWRGTRPK; the protein is encoded by the coding sequence GTGATAGGGGAGGATGGGACGACGGGGAAGGTGGTAGAAATCGTGCCGGCCCAAACGCCAACCGCCAATGAGAAGGATTACACTTGGGAATACGTCTACAGCCCGAAAGCCCAGTCCTTTACCGTCACCTATGTCGATGACACGACCGGTGAGGAATTAACTGACCACGACTTCACCCTGAGTGGGGTCACGGACAGATCCTACGCCAAGACCCTGGCCAGCGACAAGTGGGACTACGCGGCGGCCGGCTACGTGCTGGATACGGACCAGAACGCCACTGACCCGCTGGACAGCCTGAGCGGGACCTTTGGCGCCACGAACGTTAACGTAGTGGTGTGCCTAAAGCACGGGACGACCACCCAAGAAGAAACCGGGACCTCAACTTACACGGTCAATTACACCGGCGCCGCTAACAACCCAACCAGCCAGCCCCAAACGATTGACTACACCCGGACCAACACGGTCGATACCATGACCGGGCTCGTGACGGCGTATGGCGACTGGAGTGTGACCGGCGACAGGACCAGTTTCACCAGCATCACGACCCCGGTCGTGACTGGCTACGTGGCCGACAAGGCAAGCTCGACGGTTGACAACGCCACGCCAAGCGAGGGACCGCCGAAAGCGACACGGTCACCTAAAGTCCGGTCGGGACCGTCACGATCACCAAGCCGGGTGGGACCGCGACGACCGCTGCATACACTAATGACCAAAGTGACGCCACCAAAGTCACTTCCTTTAGTGTACCCGCGGTGGCGGGGTACTCGGCCCAAGTAA
- a CDS encoding mucin-binding protein, protein MDGTYLPDSPTQASTVTYTADPQSFTVTYVDETTNTTLTDHGLTLTGVTDGSYADQLASDKWDYAAAGYKLDTAKNATDPLSELSGTFGAQNAGVTVYLTHQTSTTTQTQTITRTINYLDPTTKELTSLTQTAELTRTVEEDLVTGAKTYSQWTTDTWPSFTVPSVAGYTASPTVVPALVVKDGDGDVIVTIAYTKLVPNSSAASSSPASASSASAGSSAASAATNSASAVSAAPAAVTNTAPTSAAKAASVVSEQKLPQTGDDEQAALSLTGVSLLSLLALLGVGRKKKRHSRN, encoded by the coding sequence TTGGACGGCACCTACCTGCCGGACAGCCCGACCCAAGCGTCCACCGTGACCTACACGGCCGACCCGCAAAGCTTCACCGTCACCTACGTCGATGAAACGACTAACACGACCTTAACCGACCACGGTCTCACCCTGACCGGGGTGACCGACGGCTCCTACGCCGACCAGTTGGCTAGCGACAAGTGGGACTACGCGGCGGCCGGCTACAAGCTAGACACGGCCAAGAACGCCACGGACCCGCTAAGTGAATTGAGTGGAACCTTTGGCGCCCAAAACGCGGGCGTGACGGTCTACTTAACCCACCAAACATCGACCACGACGCAAACACAGACCATCACCCGGACAATTAACTACCTCGATCCCACCACCAAGGAGCTGACTTCGCTCACCCAAACGGCCGAACTCACCCGGACGGTTGAAGAGGACCTGGTGACGGGCGCAAAGACCTACTCGCAGTGGACCACTGACACGTGGCCAAGCTTCACCGTTCCAAGCGTGGCCGGCTACACGGCCAGCCCAACGGTGGTGCCGGCGTTAGTGGTTAAAGACGGCGATGGCGACGTCATCGTGACGATCGCCTACACCAAGCTGGTACCAAACTCGAGCGCGGCTTCGTCTTCTCCGGCGAGTGCATCAAGCGCTAGCGCGGGCTCTAGCGCTGCCAGCGCAGCCACGAACTCCGCCAGTGCCGTTTCGGCGGCTCCGGCGGCGGTAACAAACACGGCGCCAACGTCGGCCGCTAAGGCAGCATCGGTGGTAAGCGAGCAGAAGTTGCCACAGACGGGCGACGACGAGCAAGCCGCATTGAGCCTCACCGGGGTTTCCCTGTTGAGCCTCTTGGCTCTACTCGGGGTTGGGCGCAAGAAGAAGCGTCATTCCAGGAACTAA
- a CDS encoding exodeoxyribonuclease III — protein sequence MRFISWNIDSINAALTGTSARAEETRAVLEKIKAAAPDVIAIQETKLSKSGPTKKHQGVLAELFAGYTVVWRSSVEPARKGYAGTMYLYKESLTPKVTYPTIGAPEPMDEEGRIITLEFENFYLTEVYTPNSGTGLKRLAERQEWDDRYREYLTELDRQKPVIASGDFNVAHEEIDLAHPANNHHSAGFTDEEREKFTALLAAGFTDSFRSLHPDETGAYSWWAQRAVTSKVNNSGWRIDYWLVSDRLADQVVSSTMIDSGERRDHAPIQLDINIPAAD from the coding sequence ATGCGCTTTATTTCATGGAACATTGATTCAATCAACGCTGCTTTAACCGGCACCTCGGCCCGGGCCGAAGAAACCCGCGCCGTTTTGGAAAAGATCAAGGCGGCCGCTCCGGACGTGATCGCCATTCAAGAAACCAAGCTCTCCAAGAGTGGACCGACTAAAAAGCACCAGGGAGTTTTGGCGGAGCTGTTTGCCGGTTACACGGTCGTTTGGCGCTCCTCGGTCGAGCCGGCGCGCAAGGGGTACGCTGGGACAATGTACCTATATAAGGAAAGTTTGACCCCCAAGGTGACCTACCCAACGATTGGGGCCCCGGAGCCAATGGACGAAGAGGGGCGGATTATCACCCTGGAATTTGAAAACTTCTATTTGACCGAGGTTTACACCCCAAACTCCGGGACCGGACTCAAGCGATTGGCTGAACGGCAAGAATGGGATGACCGCTACCGGGAGTATTTAACCGAACTAGATCGACAAAAGCCGGTGATCGCCAGTGGCGATTTCAACGTGGCCCACGAGGAAATCGATTTGGCGCACCCGGCTAATAACCACCATTCGGCCGGCTTTACCGATGAGGAACGAGAGAAGTTCACGGCCCTGCTGGCGGCCGGGTTTACCGACTCCTTTAGGTCCCTACACCCGGACGAAACCGGGGCTTACTCCTGGTGGGCGCAACGGGCGGTCACCAGTAAGGTGAATAACTCCGGGTGGCGGATTGACTACTGGCTAGTTAGCGACCGTTTGGCCGACCAAGTTGTTTCGTCAACGATGATCGATTCCGGTGAAC